A portion of the uncultured Draconibacterium sp. genome contains these proteins:
- a CDS encoding SRPBCC family protein translates to MGFYQFKREQFIKSSISEVWDFISTPQNLKRITPSYMGFDIRTPNLPDAAYEGMIIAYTVRPLLGIPTTWVTEITHVVPQKYFVDEQRVGPYKLWHHEHHIEAVEGGVLMKDIVSYSPPLGFLGQIANALVIRRKLEEIFDYRKKAFEKIFPE, encoded by the coding sequence ATGGGATTCTATCAGTTCAAACGTGAGCAATTTATAAAGAGCAGCATCAGCGAAGTGTGGGATTTTATTTCTACGCCACAAAACCTGAAGCGCATTACACCATCCTACATGGGATTTGATATTCGTACTCCAAATTTACCTGATGCGGCTTACGAAGGAATGATTATCGCCTATACCGTGCGGCCGCTGTTGGGAATTCCAACCACCTGGGTAACCGAAATTACACATGTGGTTCCGCAAAAGTATTTTGTTGATGAGCAGCGCGTGGGACCTTACAAACTCTGGCATCACGAGCATCACATCGAAGCGGTAGAAGGCGGCGTATTAATGAAAGATATTGTTAGTTACAGTCCGCCATTGGGTTTTCTTGGGCAAATTGCAAATGCGCTGGTTATTCGACGAAAGCTGGAGGAGATTTTTGATTACCGAAAGAAAGCTTTCGAAAAGATATTTCCGGAGTAA